One Phocaeicola dorei genomic region harbors:
- a CDS encoding glycosyltransferase family 4 protein, which yields MIRIAYCTPSLHIPGGVERVLTTKANYLAENGNYDIYILLTDGKGKPPCYTLSPKVKIIQLNIDFEELWELPLWKKVPVYLKKQRIYRRKLSAALSHLKPDITVSLLRREINFITSLKDGSKKIGELHVNRKNYRNFEKDESNFVKELFAKLWMKSLVRHLKKLDKFVVLSEEDRVNWSELQNVKVISNPLPFQSGTFSDLNNKRITAAGRYTYQKGFDLLLEAWSKVCDQHPDWELHIYGKGDKTAYQVLAGKLKLKNLFLENATPDMFCKYRESSIFVSSSRFEGFGMVIAEAMTCGVPAVSFACPCGPKDIIRDGEDGLLVENGKTEELAEKINYLIENKQIRKEMGKKARINVQRFAEDVIMQQWIQLFNNLLNGTEQ from the coding sequence ATGATCCGAATCGCCTATTGTACCCCCTCTCTCCATATCCCCGGAGGAGTGGAAAGGGTACTGACCACCAAAGCCAATTATCTGGCGGAGAATGGTAATTATGACATATATATTTTGCTGACTGACGGAAAAGGCAAGCCTCCCTGCTATACTTTATCGCCCAAAGTAAAAATCATCCAACTGAATATAGACTTTGAAGAATTATGGGAACTTCCTCTTTGGAAAAAAGTGCCGGTTTATCTGAAAAAACAAAGAATATACCGACGCAAGCTCTCTGCCGCTTTGTCTCACCTCAAACCGGACATCACAGTTTCTTTGTTACGACGGGAAATAAACTTTATCACTTCCCTCAAAGATGGAAGTAAAAAGATAGGGGAGCTACACGTGAACCGAAAAAACTATCGTAATTTTGAAAAGGACGAAAGCAACTTCGTCAAGGAACTTTTTGCCAAATTATGGATGAAAAGTCTGGTGAGGCATTTAAAAAAGTTGGATAAGTTCGTTGTGCTGAGTGAAGAAGACAGAGTGAACTGGTCCGAACTGCAAAATGTAAAAGTTATCAGCAACCCTCTACCCTTTCAATCCGGAACATTCAGCGACTTGAACAATAAACGGATAACCGCAGCCGGAAGATATACTTATCAAAAAGGATTCGATTTGTTACTGGAAGCATGGAGCAAAGTCTGTGACCAGCATCCGGACTGGGAATTACATATATATGGCAAAGGGGATAAGACTGCATATCAAGTACTGGCCGGAAAATTGAAATTAAAGAACCTTTTTCTTGAAAATGCAACCCCGGATATGTTCTGTAAATACCGTGAAAGTTCTATCTTTGTATCAAGTTCCAGATTTGAAGGATTCGGAATGGTCATAGCGGAAGCAATGACATGCGGAGTACCTGCCGTGTCATTCGCCTGTCCATGCGGACCTAAAGATATCATCCGGGACGGGGAAGACGGACTATTGGTCGAAAATGGAAAAACAGAAGAACTGGCCGAAAAAATAAATTATCTGATTGAAAACAAACAAATAAGAAAAGAAATGGGGAAAAAAGCCCGTATCAATGTACAACGTTTTGCTGAAGATGTAATAATGCAACAATGGATTCAGCTATTCAACAACTTATTAAACGGAACAGAACAATGA